From the genome of Tachysurus fulvidraco isolate hzauxx_2018 chromosome 20, HZAU_PFXX_2.0, whole genome shotgun sequence, one region includes:
- the sfrp1b gene encoding secreted frizzled-related protein 1b: MQTLHARAMKEMFLMASLALLSRVHSTAFSTDYEYVWNTRAYEQSRCIEIPEDLRLCHGIGYPRMLLPNLLEHDSVAEVKQQASSWVPLVHRRCHPGTQVFLCSLFASVCLEKPVYPCQQLCESVRDACSPIMESFGFLWPEMFKCDRFPHEENDMCINGNLTHNPDVPEPVAACPQCDIGMNTDFILENMCASEFAIKAKVKKTKTEDMDKKVILQKKKKTVWNKNLSKLDTKKLVLYLKNGALCPCEQLDNKKDHYLIMVRKVEERYLLTGIHKWDEEHSEFQKLLKQIKTHKCSALDPIFK; encoded by the exons ATGCAGACTCTTCACGCTCGTGCCATGAAGGAGATGTTTTTAATGGCATCGCTCGCGCTCCTCAGCCGCGTGCATTCGACCGCCTTTTCTACCGATTACGAGTACGTCTGGAACACGCGCGCCTACGAACAGAGTCGATGTATAGAAATCCCCGAGGACCTGCGACTGTGCCACGGCATCGGATACCCGCGAATGCTGCTGCCCAACCTGCTGGAGCACGACAGCGTGGCGGAGGTGAAGCAGCAGGCGAGCAGCTGGGTGCCGCTCGTGCACAGGAGGTGTCACCCGGGCACGCAG GTTTTCTTGTGCTCACTTTTTGCGTCGGTGTGTTTGGAGAAACCGGTTTATCCTTGCCAGCAGCTCTGTGAGTCTGTGCGTGACGCCTGCAGCCCCATCATGGAGTCCTTTGGCTTCCTCTGGCCAGAAATGTTCAAATGTGACAGGTTTCCACACGAAGAAAACGACATGTGCATCAATGGCAATCTGACACACAATCCTGATGTGCCCg AACCAGTAGCTGCATGTCCACAATGTGACATCGGGATGAACACAGATTTCATTCTGGAGAACATGTGCGCCAGTGAGTTCG CTATCAAagcaaaagtaaagaaaacaaaaacagaggaTATGGATAAGAAGGTGATTctccagaagaagaagaaaacagtgTGGAATAAAAATCTGAGCAAGTTGGATACTAAGAAGCTGGTGTTGTACCTAAAGAACGGAGCTCTCTGTCCCTGTGAACAACTGGACAATAAAAAGGATCATTATCTAATCATGGTACGCAAAGTGGAAGAACGCTACTTGCTGACTGGCATCCACAAGTGGGACGAAGAGCACTCAGAGTTCCAGAAACTTCTGAAGCAAATCAAAACTCACAAATGTTCTGCCCTCGAtccaatttttaaataa
- the golga7 gene encoding golgin subfamily A member 7 produces MAETHSLQDLRQQATVASKVFVQRDYTSGTICRFQTKFPTELETRIDKQQFEETIHTLNNLYAEAEKLGGKSYLEGCLACLTAYTIFLCMETHYEKVLKKIAKYIQEQNEKIYAPLGLLLTDPIERGLRVVEITIFEDRSISSR; encoded by the exons atggcggag acacacagcttgCAGGATCTGAGGCAGCAGGCCACCGTCGCCTCCAAAGTGTTTGTTCAGCGCGACTACACGTCAGGAACCATTTGCAGATTTCAAACCAAATTTCCCACCGAGCTCGAGACCAGG ATTGACAAGCAGCAGTTTGAGGAGACGATCCATACGCTGAACAATCTCTATGCCGAGGCAGAGAAGCTGGGAGGAAAGTCGTATTTAGAGGGCTGCCTCGCCTGTCTCACTGCCTACACCATCTTCCTCTGCATGGAGACTCACTACGAAAAA GTGCTGAAAAAGATCGCCAAGTACATCCAGGAGCAGAATGAGAAGATCTACGCTCCTCTGGGTCTGCTCCTCACCGACCCCATCGAGAGAGGACTCCGAGTC GTGGAGATAACCATATTTGAGGACAGAAGCATCAGCTCAAGATAA